In the genome of Misgurnus anguillicaudatus unplaced genomic scaffold, ASM2758022v2 HiC_scaffold_27, whole genome shotgun sequence, one region contains:
- the LOC141362500 gene encoding uncharacterized protein isoform X1 gives MERFQRRLERLRQHHNKCASRFEQTFLRQETMGERSTQLDAISEEQEDSDSSESELSSCAGLDPDYKPGQSSSSSDLSPDKGSSWKKPMMSSEILECSDTNSSDSAIKKTENTRTYVKKHHKLHKIKKTDTSKLNVTLKICTRREDKKRAWDKRHYCLYCGKSQLKISRHLERKHMDVKDVAYAFSFSLGSKQRKSLLEQLRNKGDFKHNSKVLEKGRGQIVTWKQPSDKASVKDYLPCPYCFGMFKRKDLWRHQSSCRTRKSCVTDEKTKNRRSRIQSRAASLLPIAASSDGCQSIINQMRQDDVSFHIRSDSLICNYGESLYAKHGRVKSRHQYIAQRMRELGRFMLVAKDMDKTVNYLEDLCVPSKYQLVVSVAKCLTQFSPGKNEFGKPSTAVKIGFCLKGAVEVLIGQTLMNEDDLAEKKAKKFLELLEKNWRNSVSVTAHQTIQEKRWNKDDDIPLTKNVIALRDHLRMVEDEARKELTEQMDLHAYKTLNESVLAQVIIFNKRREGEASRLTLDVYMKASTSAINEDIYKTLSPLEKQLSKLLTRIEIRGKRGKKVPVFLTKRMKASIDLLVQKRVEAGVPAENPYLFARPGVMTNIRGCDCLRKYAKKSKAENPELLRSTKLRKQVATLCQLLDLSEQELEQVARFMGHDIRVHRDFYRQTDKTFQIAKISKLLFAMEQGTQTLRGKNLNTLAPACGEGPTLNSVGVSPRTKKKRVKLAEDGGSDLSSPEKTRQSCHEADGSDVDDDCSGANLKKNPTPNKNRRRRQTKSGETKYEGFDLLSPEKTRQPCREADGSDVDDDCSGANLKKNPTPNKNRRRRQTKSGETKYEGFDLSSPEKRLKSCHEADGSDVDDDCSGANLKKNPTPNKKRPRQTKSGETKYGGSDLSSPEKRLKSCHEADGSDVDDDCSGANLKKTPTPNKNRRQRQTKSGETKYEGFDLLSPEKTRQPCREADGSDVDDDCSGANLKKNPTPNKKRRRRQTKSGETKYEGFDLSSPEKTRQSCHEADGLDVDDDCSGANLKKNPTPNKNRRQRRQTKSGEAKDGGADLSFLEKRLKSCREDGSSESDVDDECSGANLLKKNTPNKKIGRQTKSAKVSAKVNVKRPWSEAERSAVHKHLAKFIAERRVPGKLPCMKCIEEEEALNERSWKDVKNFVYNTIVTLNRRSASRKLKF, from the exons ATGGAGCGATTTCAGAGAAGATTGGAGAGACTTAGACAGCATCACAATAAATGCGCAAGCCGTTTTGAACAAACTTTTCTTCGTCAG GAAACAATGGGAGAGCGTTCAACACAG CTGGATGCTATTTCTGAGGAGCAGGAGGATAGTGATTCATCAGAATCAGAGTTATCCAGTTGTGCAGGACTAGACCCAGATTACAAACCAGGTCAGAGTTCATCGTCCAGTGATTTGAGCCCAGACAAAGGTTCATCGTGGAAGAAACCAATGATGTCCAGTGAAATACTTGAATGTTCCGACACAAATTCTAGCGACAGTGCCAtcaaaaaaactgaaaacacaAGAACGTATGTAAAAAAACACCATAAACTACACAAGATAAAAAAGACAGATACATCCAAATTAAATGTGACCCTAAAAATTTGCACAAGGCGGGAAGACAAGAAAAGAGCTTGGGACAAAAGACATTATTGCCTCTACTGTGGGAAATCTCAGTTAAAGATTTCAAGACATTTAGAGAGAAAACACATGGATGTCAAAGATGTGGCATATGCCTTCAGCTTTTCATTAggatcaaaacaaagaaaaagtCTTTTAGAACAGCTCCGCAACAAAGGAGACTTTAAACATAATTCCAAAGTTCTGGAAAAAGGCAGAGGACAAATAGTGACGTGGAAGCAGCCATCTGATAAAGCCTCGGTTAAGGATTATTTGCCTTGCCCAtactgttttggaatgtttAAGAGAAAAGACCTTTGGAGACATCAATCATCATGCAGAACAAGAAAATCTTGTGTGACCgatgaaaaaacaaagaatAGACGAAGTAGAATACAAAGTCGCGCCGCATCCCTGCTTCCTATTGCAGCTTCCTCAGATGGCTGTCAGAGCATCATTAACCAAATGAGACAAGATGATGTTTCGTTTCATATCAGGAGTGATAGTTTAATTTGCAACTATGGTGAATCACTGTACGCAAAACATGGTCGAGTGAAGTCCAGGCACcagtacattgcacaaagaatGAGAGAGCTTGGCCGATTCATGTTAGTGGCTAAGGACATGGACAAGACTGTCAATTATCTTGAAGATTTGTGTGTGCCATCAAAATATCAGCTTGTTGTCAGTGTTGCCAAGTGTCTAACTCAGTTTAGTCCAGGCAAAAATGAGTTTGGAAAACCTTCAACAGCAGTCAAAATTGGATTCTGTCTTAAAGGGGCTGTGGAGGTCCTAATAGGACAGACTCTAATGAATGAAGATGATCTTGCAGAAAAGAAAGCTAAAAAGTTTTTGGAACTTCTGGAGAAAAACTGGAGAAACAGTGTTTCTGTCACAGCTCACCAAACCATACAAGAAAAAAGATGGAATAAAGATGATGACATCCCCctcacaaaaaatgtgattgCTTTAAGAGACCATCTCAGGATGGTAGAAGATGAAGCAAGAAAGGAATTGACAGAACAAAtggatttacatgcatacaaaacattaaacgagTCCGTTCTAGCACAGGTCATTATCTTCAACAAGCGGCGTGAAGGGGAAGCATCACGCCTTACTCTTGACGTTTACATGAAAGCAAGCACAAGTGCCATAAACGAGGACATTTATAAAACCTTGTCACCATTGGAAAAGCAGCTCAGCAAGTTATTAACCCGCATAGAAATCAGAGGAAAACGAGGAAAGAAAGTTCCAGTTTTCTTGACAAAGAGAATGAAGGCATCAATTGATTTGTTGGTTCAAAAGCGAGTGGAAGCTGGTGTACCTGCTGAAAATCCCTATCTCTTTGCAAGACCCGGTGTGATGACAAACATACGCGGATGTGACTGTCTGCggaaatatgcaaaaaaaagcaaagcagAAAACCCTGAACTCTTGAGGTCAACTAAATTAAGAAAACAAGTTGCCACACTTTGCCAACTCTTGGACCTTAGTGAACAAGAACTGGAGCAAGTTGCAAGGTTCATGGGGCATGATATCAGAGTTCACCGTGACTTTTATAGGCAAACTgacaaaacatttcaaattgCCAAAATAAGTAAGCTTCTGTTTGCAATGGAGCAAGGCACTCAGACTTTAAGGGGGAAGAACCTTAATACACTTGCACCGGCCTGTG GTGAAGGTCCCACACTGAATTCTGTGGGTGTCTCACCGAGAACAAAGAAAAAGAGAGTAAAGCTGGCTGAGG atgGAGGTTCTGATCTCTCCTCCCCTGAAAAGACACGTCAATCATGCCATGAAGCTGATGGTTCAGATGTAGATG ATGATTGTTCAGGAGCAAACCTGAAGAAAAACCCCACACCAAATAAGAACAGACGACGACGACAGACCAAGAGTGGGGAAACAAAGT atgAAGGTTTTGATCTCTTATCCCCTGAAAAGACACGTCAACCATGCCGTGAAGCTGATGGTTCAGATGTAGATG ATGATTGTTCAGGAGCAAACCTGAAGAAAAACCCCACACCAAATAAGAACAGACGACGACGACAGACCAAGAGTGGGGAAACAAAGT atgAAGGTTTTGATCTCTCATCCCCTGAAAAGAGACTTAAATCATGCCATGAAGCTGATGGTTCAGATGTAGATG ATGATTGTTCAGGAGCAAACCTGAAGAAAAACCCCACACCAAATAAGAAAAGACCACGACAGACCAAGAGTGGGGAAACAAAGt atgGAGGTTCTGATCTCTCCTCCCCTGAAAAGAGACTTAAATCATGCCATGAAGCTGATGGTTCAGATGTAGATG ATGATTGTTCAGGAGCAAACCTGAAGAAAACCCCCACACCTAATAAGAACAGACGACAACGACAGACCAAGAGTGGGGAAACAAAGT atgAAGGTTTTGATCTCTTATCCCCTGAAAAGACACGTCAACCATGCCGTGAAGCTGATGGTTCAGATGTAGATG ATGATTGTTCAGGAGCAAACCTGAAGAAAAACCCCACACCAAATAAGAAAAGACGACGACGACAGACCAAGAGTGGGGAAACAAAGT atgAAGGTTTTGATCTCTCATCCCCTGAAAAGACACGTCAATCATGCCATGAAGCTGATGGTTTAGATGTAGATG ATGATTGTTCAGGAGCAAACCTGAAGAAAAACCCCACACCTAATAAGAACAGACGACAACGACGACAGACCAAGAGTGGGGAAGCAAAGG ATGGAGGTGCTGATCTCTCCTTCCTTGAAAAGCGACTTAAGTCATGCCGTGAAGATGGTAGTTCAGAATCAGATGTAGATG ATGAGTGTTCAGGAGCaaacctgctgaaaaaaaacacaccaaataaaaaaataggacgACAGACCAAAAGTGCCAAAG TGTCGGCCAAGGTAAATGTGAAGAGACCATGGAGTGAGGCAGAGAGGAGTGCAGTACACAAACACTTGGCCAAGTTTATAGCCGAGCGCAGAGTTCCTGGAAAACTGCCATGCATGAAGTGCATAGAGGAAGAAGAAGCCCTAAATGAACGATCTTGGAAGGATGTGAAGAATTTTGTGTACAACACAATTGTAACTCTAAATCGGAGATCTGCTTCAagaaaactaaaattttaa
- the LOC141362500 gene encoding uncharacterized protein isoform X4 translates to MERFQRRLERLRQHHNKCASRFEQTFLRQETMGERSTQLDAISEEQEDSDSSESELSSCAGLDPDYKPGQSSSSSDLSPDKGSSWKKPMMSSEILECSDTNSSDSAIKKTENTRTYVKKHHKLHKIKKTDTSKLNVTLKICTRREDKKRAWDKRHYCLYCGKSQLKISRHLERKHMDVKDVAYAFSFSLGSKQRKSLLEQLRNKGDFKHNSKVLEKGRGQIVTWKQPSDKASVKDYLPCPYCFGMFKRKDLWRHQSSCRTRKSCVTDEKTKNRRSRIQSRAASLLPIAASSDGCQSIINQMRQDDVSFHIRSDSLICNYGESLYAKHGRVKSRHQYIAQRMRELGRFMLVAKDMDKTVNYLEDLCVPSKYQLVVSVAKCLTQFSPGKNEFGKPSTAVKIGFCLKGAVEVLIGQTLMNEDDLAEKKAKKFLELLEKNWRNSVSVTAHQTIQEKRWNKDDDIPLTKNVIALRDHLRMVEDEARKELTEQMDLHAYKTLNESVLAQVIIFNKRREGEASRLTLDVYMKASTSAINEDIYKTLSPLEKQLSKLLTRIEIRGKRGKKVPVFLTKRMKASIDLLVQKRVEAGVPAENPYLFARPGVMTNIRGCDCLRKYAKKSKAENPELLRSTKLRKQVATLCQLLDLSEQELEQVARFMGHDIRVHRDFYRQTDKTFQIAKISKLLFAMEQGTQTLRGKNLNTLAPACGEGPTLNSVGVSPRTKKKRVKLAEDGGSDLSSPEKTRQSCHEADGSDVDDDCSGANLKKNPTPNKNRRRRQTKSGETKYEGFDLLSPEKTRQPCREADGSDVDDDCSGANLKKNPTPNKKRPRQTKSGETKYGGSDLSSPEKRLKSCHEADGSDVDDDCSGANLKKTPTPNKNRRQRQTKSGETKYEGFDLLSPEKTRQPCREADGSDVDDDCSGANLKKNPTPNKKRRRRQTKSGETKYEGFDLSSPEKTRQSCHEADGLDVDDDCSGANLKKNPTPNKNRRQRRQTKSGEAKDGGADLSFLEKRLKSCREDGSSESDVDDECSGANLLKKNTPNKKIGRQTKSAKVSAKVNVKRPWSEAERSAVHKHLAKFIAERRVPGKLPCMKCIEEEEALNERSWKDVKNFVYNTIVTLNRRSASRKLKF, encoded by the exons ATGGAGCGATTTCAGAGAAGATTGGAGAGACTTAGACAGCATCACAATAAATGCGCAAGCCGTTTTGAACAAACTTTTCTTCGTCAG GAAACAATGGGAGAGCGTTCAACACAG CTGGATGCTATTTCTGAGGAGCAGGAGGATAGTGATTCATCAGAATCAGAGTTATCCAGTTGTGCAGGACTAGACCCAGATTACAAACCAGGTCAGAGTTCATCGTCCAGTGATTTGAGCCCAGACAAAGGTTCATCGTGGAAGAAACCAATGATGTCCAGTGAAATACTTGAATGTTCCGACACAAATTCTAGCGACAGTGCCAtcaaaaaaactgaaaacacaAGAACGTATGTAAAAAAACACCATAAACTACACAAGATAAAAAAGACAGATACATCCAAATTAAATGTGACCCTAAAAATTTGCACAAGGCGGGAAGACAAGAAAAGAGCTTGGGACAAAAGACATTATTGCCTCTACTGTGGGAAATCTCAGTTAAAGATTTCAAGACATTTAGAGAGAAAACACATGGATGTCAAAGATGTGGCATATGCCTTCAGCTTTTCATTAggatcaaaacaaagaaaaagtCTTTTAGAACAGCTCCGCAACAAAGGAGACTTTAAACATAATTCCAAAGTTCTGGAAAAAGGCAGAGGACAAATAGTGACGTGGAAGCAGCCATCTGATAAAGCCTCGGTTAAGGATTATTTGCCTTGCCCAtactgttttggaatgtttAAGAGAAAAGACCTTTGGAGACATCAATCATCATGCAGAACAAGAAAATCTTGTGTGACCgatgaaaaaacaaagaatAGACGAAGTAGAATACAAAGTCGCGCCGCATCCCTGCTTCCTATTGCAGCTTCCTCAGATGGCTGTCAGAGCATCATTAACCAAATGAGACAAGATGATGTTTCGTTTCATATCAGGAGTGATAGTTTAATTTGCAACTATGGTGAATCACTGTACGCAAAACATGGTCGAGTGAAGTCCAGGCACcagtacattgcacaaagaatGAGAGAGCTTGGCCGATTCATGTTAGTGGCTAAGGACATGGACAAGACTGTCAATTATCTTGAAGATTTGTGTGTGCCATCAAAATATCAGCTTGTTGTCAGTGTTGCCAAGTGTCTAACTCAGTTTAGTCCAGGCAAAAATGAGTTTGGAAAACCTTCAACAGCAGTCAAAATTGGATTCTGTCTTAAAGGGGCTGTGGAGGTCCTAATAGGACAGACTCTAATGAATGAAGATGATCTTGCAGAAAAGAAAGCTAAAAAGTTTTTGGAACTTCTGGAGAAAAACTGGAGAAACAGTGTTTCTGTCACAGCTCACCAAACCATACAAGAAAAAAGATGGAATAAAGATGATGACATCCCCctcacaaaaaatgtgattgCTTTAAGAGACCATCTCAGGATGGTAGAAGATGAAGCAAGAAAGGAATTGACAGAACAAAtggatttacatgcatacaaaacattaaacgagTCCGTTCTAGCACAGGTCATTATCTTCAACAAGCGGCGTGAAGGGGAAGCATCACGCCTTACTCTTGACGTTTACATGAAAGCAAGCACAAGTGCCATAAACGAGGACATTTATAAAACCTTGTCACCATTGGAAAAGCAGCTCAGCAAGTTATTAACCCGCATAGAAATCAGAGGAAAACGAGGAAAGAAAGTTCCAGTTTTCTTGACAAAGAGAATGAAGGCATCAATTGATTTGTTGGTTCAAAAGCGAGTGGAAGCTGGTGTACCTGCTGAAAATCCCTATCTCTTTGCAAGACCCGGTGTGATGACAAACATACGCGGATGTGACTGTCTGCggaaatatgcaaaaaaaagcaaagcagAAAACCCTGAACTCTTGAGGTCAACTAAATTAAGAAAACAAGTTGCCACACTTTGCCAACTCTTGGACCTTAGTGAACAAGAACTGGAGCAAGTTGCAAGGTTCATGGGGCATGATATCAGAGTTCACCGTGACTTTTATAGGCAAACTgacaaaacatttcaaattgCCAAAATAAGTAAGCTTCTGTTTGCAATGGAGCAAGGCACTCAGACTTTAAGGGGGAAGAACCTTAATACACTTGCACCGGCCTGTG GTGAAGGTCCCACACTGAATTCTGTGGGTGTCTCACCGAGAACAAAGAAAAAGAGAGTAAAGCTGGCTGAGG atgGAGGTTCTGATCTCTCCTCCCCTGAAAAGACACGTCAATCATGCCATGAAGCTGATGGTTCAGATGTAGATG ATGATTGTTCAGGAGCAAACCTGAAGAAAAACCCCACACCAAATAAGAACAGACGACGACGACAGACCAAGAGTGGGGAAACAAAGT atgAAGGTTTTGATCTCTTATCCCCTGAAAAGACACGTCAACCATGCCGTGAAGCTGATGGTTCAGATGTAGATG ATGATTGTTCAGGAGCAAACCTGAAGAAAAACCCCACACCAAATAAGAAAAGACCACGACAGACCAAGAGTGGGGAAACAAAGt atgGAGGTTCTGATCTCTCCTCCCCTGAAAAGAGACTTAAATCATGCCATGAAGCTGATGGTTCAGATGTAGATG ATGATTGTTCAGGAGCAAACCTGAAGAAAACCCCCACACCTAATAAGAACAGACGACAACGACAGACCAAGAGTGGGGAAACAAAGT atgAAGGTTTTGATCTCTTATCCCCTGAAAAGACACGTCAACCATGCCGTGAAGCTGATGGTTCAGATGTAGATG ATGATTGTTCAGGAGCAAACCTGAAGAAAAACCCCACACCAAATAAGAAAAGACGACGACGACAGACCAAGAGTGGGGAAACAAAGT atgAAGGTTTTGATCTCTCATCCCCTGAAAAGACACGTCAATCATGCCATGAAGCTGATGGTTTAGATGTAGATG ATGATTGTTCAGGAGCAAACCTGAAGAAAAACCCCACACCTAATAAGAACAGACGACAACGACGACAGACCAAGAGTGGGGAAGCAAAGG ATGGAGGTGCTGATCTCTCCTTCCTTGAAAAGCGACTTAAGTCATGCCGTGAAGATGGTAGTTCAGAATCAGATGTAGATG ATGAGTGTTCAGGAGCaaacctgctgaaaaaaaacacaccaaataaaaaaataggacgACAGACCAAAAGTGCCAAAG TGTCGGCCAAGGTAAATGTGAAGAGACCATGGAGTGAGGCAGAGAGGAGTGCAGTACACAAACACTTGGCCAAGTTTATAGCCGAGCGCAGAGTTCCTGGAAAACTGCCATGCATGAAGTGCATAGAGGAAGAAGAAGCCCTAAATGAACGATCTTGGAAGGATGTGAAGAATTTTGTGTACAACACAATTGTAACTCTAAATCGGAGATCTGCTTCAagaaaactaaaattttaa
- the LOC141362500 gene encoding uncharacterized protein isoform X3: protein MERFQRRLERLRQHHNKCASRFEQTFLRQETMGERSTQLDAISEEQEDSDSSESELSSCAGLDPDYKPGQSSSSSDLSPDKGSSWKKPMMSSEILECSDTNSSDSAIKKTENTRTYVKKHHKLHKIKKTDTSKLNVTLKICTRREDKKRAWDKRHYCLYCGKSQLKISRHLERKHMDVKDVAYAFSFSLGSKQRKSLLEQLRNKGDFKHNSKVLEKGRGQIVTWKQPSDKASVKDYLPCPYCFGMFKRKDLWRHQSSCRTRKSCVTDEKTKNRRSRIQSRAASLLPIAASSDGCQSIINQMRQDDVSFHIRSDSLICNYGESLYAKHGRVKSRHQYIAQRMRELGRFMLVAKDMDKTVNYLEDLCVPSKYQLVVSVAKCLTQFSPGKNEFGKPSTAVKIGFCLKGAVEVLIGQTLMNEDDLAEKKAKKFLELLEKNWRNSVSVTAHQTIQEKRWNKDDDIPLTKNVIALRDHLRMVEDEARKELTEQMDLHAYKTLNESVLAQVIIFNKRREGEASRLTLDVYMKASTSAINEDIYKTLSPLEKQLSKLLTRIEIRGKRGKKVPVFLTKRMKASIDLLVQKRVEAGVPAENPYLFARPGVMTNIRGCDCLRKYAKKSKAENPELLRSTKLRKQVATLCQLLDLSEQELEQVARFMGHDIRVHRDFYRQTDKTFQIAKISKLLFAMEQGTQTLRGKNLNTLAPACGEGPTLNSVGVSPRTKKKRVKLAEDGGSDLSSPEKTRQSCHEADGSDVDDDCSGANLKKNPTPNKNRRRRQTKSGETKYEGFDLLSPEKTRQPCREADGSDVDDDCSGANLKKNPTPNKNRRRRQTKSGETKYEGFDLSSPEKRLKSCHEADGSDVDDDCSGANLKKNPTPNKKRPRQTKSGETKYGGSDLSSPEKRLKSCHEADGSDVDDDCSGANLKKTPTPNKNRRQRQTKSGETKYEGFDLLSPEKTRQPCREADGSDVDDDCSGANLKKNPTPNKNRRQRRQTKSGEAKDGGADLSFLEKRLKSCREDGSSESDVDDECSGANLLKKNTPNKKIGRQTKSAKVSAKVNVKRPWSEAERSAVHKHLAKFIAERRVPGKLPCMKCIEEEEALNERSWKDVKNFVYNTIVTLNRRSASRKLKF, encoded by the exons ATGGAGCGATTTCAGAGAAGATTGGAGAGACTTAGACAGCATCACAATAAATGCGCAAGCCGTTTTGAACAAACTTTTCTTCGTCAG GAAACAATGGGAGAGCGTTCAACACAG CTGGATGCTATTTCTGAGGAGCAGGAGGATAGTGATTCATCAGAATCAGAGTTATCCAGTTGTGCAGGACTAGACCCAGATTACAAACCAGGTCAGAGTTCATCGTCCAGTGATTTGAGCCCAGACAAAGGTTCATCGTGGAAGAAACCAATGATGTCCAGTGAAATACTTGAATGTTCCGACACAAATTCTAGCGACAGTGCCAtcaaaaaaactgaaaacacaAGAACGTATGTAAAAAAACACCATAAACTACACAAGATAAAAAAGACAGATACATCCAAATTAAATGTGACCCTAAAAATTTGCACAAGGCGGGAAGACAAGAAAAGAGCTTGGGACAAAAGACATTATTGCCTCTACTGTGGGAAATCTCAGTTAAAGATTTCAAGACATTTAGAGAGAAAACACATGGATGTCAAAGATGTGGCATATGCCTTCAGCTTTTCATTAggatcaaaacaaagaaaaagtCTTTTAGAACAGCTCCGCAACAAAGGAGACTTTAAACATAATTCCAAAGTTCTGGAAAAAGGCAGAGGACAAATAGTGACGTGGAAGCAGCCATCTGATAAAGCCTCGGTTAAGGATTATTTGCCTTGCCCAtactgttttggaatgtttAAGAGAAAAGACCTTTGGAGACATCAATCATCATGCAGAACAAGAAAATCTTGTGTGACCgatgaaaaaacaaagaatAGACGAAGTAGAATACAAAGTCGCGCCGCATCCCTGCTTCCTATTGCAGCTTCCTCAGATGGCTGTCAGAGCATCATTAACCAAATGAGACAAGATGATGTTTCGTTTCATATCAGGAGTGATAGTTTAATTTGCAACTATGGTGAATCACTGTACGCAAAACATGGTCGAGTGAAGTCCAGGCACcagtacattgcacaaagaatGAGAGAGCTTGGCCGATTCATGTTAGTGGCTAAGGACATGGACAAGACTGTCAATTATCTTGAAGATTTGTGTGTGCCATCAAAATATCAGCTTGTTGTCAGTGTTGCCAAGTGTCTAACTCAGTTTAGTCCAGGCAAAAATGAGTTTGGAAAACCTTCAACAGCAGTCAAAATTGGATTCTGTCTTAAAGGGGCTGTGGAGGTCCTAATAGGACAGACTCTAATGAATGAAGATGATCTTGCAGAAAAGAAAGCTAAAAAGTTTTTGGAACTTCTGGAGAAAAACTGGAGAAACAGTGTTTCTGTCACAGCTCACCAAACCATACAAGAAAAAAGATGGAATAAAGATGATGACATCCCCctcacaaaaaatgtgattgCTTTAAGAGACCATCTCAGGATGGTAGAAGATGAAGCAAGAAAGGAATTGACAGAACAAAtggatttacatgcatacaaaacattaaacgagTCCGTTCTAGCACAGGTCATTATCTTCAACAAGCGGCGTGAAGGGGAAGCATCACGCCTTACTCTTGACGTTTACATGAAAGCAAGCACAAGTGCCATAAACGAGGACATTTATAAAACCTTGTCACCATTGGAAAAGCAGCTCAGCAAGTTATTAACCCGCATAGAAATCAGAGGAAAACGAGGAAAGAAAGTTCCAGTTTTCTTGACAAAGAGAATGAAGGCATCAATTGATTTGTTGGTTCAAAAGCGAGTGGAAGCTGGTGTACCTGCTGAAAATCCCTATCTCTTTGCAAGACCCGGTGTGATGACAAACATACGCGGATGTGACTGTCTGCggaaatatgcaaaaaaaagcaaagcagAAAACCCTGAACTCTTGAGGTCAACTAAATTAAGAAAACAAGTTGCCACACTTTGCCAACTCTTGGACCTTAGTGAACAAGAACTGGAGCAAGTTGCAAGGTTCATGGGGCATGATATCAGAGTTCACCGTGACTTTTATAGGCAAACTgacaaaacatttcaaattgCCAAAATAAGTAAGCTTCTGTTTGCAATGGAGCAAGGCACTCAGACTTTAAGGGGGAAGAACCTTAATACACTTGCACCGGCCTGTG GTGAAGGTCCCACACTGAATTCTGTGGGTGTCTCACCGAGAACAAAGAAAAAGAGAGTAAAGCTGGCTGAGG atgGAGGTTCTGATCTCTCCTCCCCTGAAAAGACACGTCAATCATGCCATGAAGCTGATGGTTCAGATGTAGATG ATGATTGTTCAGGAGCAAACCTGAAGAAAAACCCCACACCAAATAAGAACAGACGACGACGACAGACCAAGAGTGGGGAAACAAAGT atgAAGGTTTTGATCTCTTATCCCCTGAAAAGACACGTCAACCATGCCGTGAAGCTGATGGTTCAGATGTAGATG ATGATTGTTCAGGAGCAAACCTGAAGAAAAACCCCACACCAAATAAGAACAGACGACGACGACAGACCAAGAGTGGGGAAACAAAGT atgAAGGTTTTGATCTCTCATCCCCTGAAAAGAGACTTAAATCATGCCATGAAGCTGATGGTTCAGATGTAGATG ATGATTGTTCAGGAGCAAACCTGAAGAAAAACCCCACACCAAATAAGAAAAGACCACGACAGACCAAGAGTGGGGAAACAAAGt atgGAGGTTCTGATCTCTCCTCCCCTGAAAAGAGACTTAAATCATGCCATGAAGCTGATGGTTCAGATGTAGATG ATGATTGTTCAGGAGCAAACCTGAAGAAAACCCCCACACCTAATAAGAACAGACGACAACGACAGACCAAGAGTGGGGAAACAAAGT atgAAGGTTTTGATCTCTTATCCCCTGAAAAGACACGTCAACCATGCCGTGAAGCTGATGGTTCAGATGTAGATG ATGATTGTTCAGGAGCAAACCTGAAGAAAAACCCCACACCTAATAAGAACAGACGACAACGACGACAGACCAAGAGTGGGGAAGCAAAGG ATGGAGGTGCTGATCTCTCCTTCCTTGAAAAGCGACTTAAGTCATGCCGTGAAGATGGTAGTTCAGAATCAGATGTAGATG ATGAGTGTTCAGGAGCaaacctgctgaaaaaaaacacaccaaataaaaaaataggacgACAGACCAAAAGTGCCAAAG TGTCGGCCAAGGTAAATGTGAAGAGACCATGGAGTGAGGCAGAGAGGAGTGCAGTACACAAACACTTGGCCAAGTTTATAGCCGAGCGCAGAGTTCCTGGAAAACTGCCATGCATGAAGTGCATAGAGGAAGAAGAAGCCCTAAATGAACGATCTTGGAAGGATGTGAAGAATTTTGTGTACAACACAATTGTAACTCTAAATCGGAGATCTGCTTCAagaaaactaaaattttaa